Proteins encoded within one genomic window of Bacillota bacterium:
- a CDS encoding carbohydrate ABC transporter permease: MRFSFVRFLLYLLMTAAALLFLMPVAWMLVMSILPEHEIFQPVPHWIPQEPTLQNFQELFKRAEEAPVMRWFWNSLFVAGTGTLTYLLLSSMAAYAFSRLEFPGRNILFFVVLSTLIIPGQVTIIPVFLILQKLHWFNTYYALIVPGLAGAFGVFLLRQFFLTIPREIEEAAFIDGCGRAGIYWRIILPLSKPALATLAIFSFLGGWNDFMLPLIATNEIEMRTLPVGLTIFLGRYSMQYGLVMATAVLATLPVLLMFLLFQRHIIRGVVLTGLKG, from the coding sequence ATGCGCTTTTCGTTTGTTCGCTTCCTGCTTTACTTACTGATGACGGCAGCCGCTCTGCTTTTTCTGATGCCTGTCGCGTGGATGCTGGTGATGTCTATCCTGCCCGAGCACGAGATTTTCCAGCCGGTGCCGCACTGGATCCCGCAGGAGCCCACCCTTCAGAACTTTCAGGAGCTGTTCAAACGGGCGGAAGAGGCGCCGGTGATGCGCTGGTTCTGGAACAGCCTGTTTGTGGCGGGTACGGGCACACTGACCTACCTGTTGCTCAGTTCGATGGCGGCATACGCTTTTTCGCGGCTGGAGTTTCCGGGCAGAAACATCCTGTTCTTTGTCGTGCTGTCCACGCTCATCATACCCGGACAGGTCACCATTATTCCCGTGTTCCTCATCCTGCAGAAGCTGCACTGGTTCAATACCTACTATGCGCTGATTGTGCCGGGGCTGGCGGGGGCGTTCGGTGTGTTCCTGCTGAGACAGTTCTTCCTCACCATCCCGCGCGAGATAGAGGAAGCGGCGTTTATCGACGGTTGCGGCAGGGCAGGTATCTACTGGCGCATTATCCTGCCTCTCAGCAAGCCCGCGCTGGCAACGCTGGCGATATTCTCCTTTCTGGGTGGATGGAACGACTTCATGCTACCCCTGATTGCCACCAACGAGATCGAGATGCGCACCCTGCCCGTCGGGCTGACCATCTTTCTGGGGCGATACAGTATGCAGTACGGTCTGGTGATGGCAACAGCGGTGCTGGCAACACTGCCCGTGCTGCTGATGTTCCTGCTGTTCCAGCGGCACATTATCCGCGGCGTGGTGCTGACGGGACTGAAGGGGTAA
- a CDS encoding DUF1559 domain-containing protein, with protein sequence MSKRKAFTLIELLVVIAIIAILAAILFPVFAQAREKARAASCLSNMKQLGLALQMFAQDHDEYLPKAWFNDEPDTSCPQCWGYKDPMWGWDYVLLPYVKNKQIYQCPSDSESYPRGLWNDGWSNLPDKPDADNIPGSYRINISDYPNGPWNALKLSALEKPAEAIQIVESVPGINNAQWHQVATWEADEGYVCIDFTANVAYGRHNKTTGSTISQRNQGGSNYVFADGHAKYMTWGQTWRRIGDDVQKGGQTVTPTMWRQNFSGWNDRCNYREGQNR encoded by the coding sequence ATGTCCAAACGCAAAGCGTTCACACTGATCGAACTGCTCGTCGTCATCGCGATTATCGCGATTCTGGCGGCGATCCTGTTCCCGGTGTTCGCCCAGGCTCGCGAGAAGGCACGGGCGGCATCCTGTCTGTCCAACATGAAGCAGCTGGGACTGGCTCTGCAGATGTTCGCGCAGGACCATGACGAGTATCTGCCCAAGGCATGGTTCAACGACGAGCCCGATACCTCGTGTCCGCAATGCTGGGGCTACAAAGACCCCATGTGGGGCTGGGACTACGTGCTACTGCCCTACGTGAAGAACAAGCAGATTTACCAGTGCCCTTCGGACAGCGAGAGCTATCCACGCGGACTGTGGAACGACGGCTGGAGCAACCTGCCTGATAAGCCGGACGCGGACAACATTCCGGGTTCCTACCGTATCAACATCAGTGACTACCCGAACGGACCCTGGAACGCGCTGAAGCTGTCCGCTCTGGAAAAGCCCGCAGAAGCCATCCAGATTGTGGAGAGCGTGCCGGGCATCAATAATGCTCAGTGGCATCAGGTGGCTACCTGGGAAGCGGATGAGGGCTATGTATGCATCGACTTCACCGCTAACGTTGCCTACGGACGCCACAACAAAACCACCGGCAGCACCATCTCACAGCGCAACCAGGGCGGTTCCAACTACGTGTTCGCCGATGGTCACGCCAAGTACATGACCTGGGGACAGACCTGGCGGCGCATTGGCGACGACGTGCAGAAGGGTGGGCAGACGGTCACGCCCACTATGTGGCGGCAGAACTTCTCCGGCTGGAACGACCGCTGCAACTATCGGGAAGGACAAAACCGGTAA
- a CDS encoding glycoside hydrolase — translation MHLSWSAQIHPAEGAKGFLVMPGGDVLAARTEARADGVFVLLSRSRDGGRTWERVGTIVSDPDAATDLGDGNLCRTRRGELLYVYRHNRYRGETLYYSIKVACSADGGKTWKPHSTVFEVRPEGEGPSRGLWAPFLFETRRGVLQCYYDDEYTPWRERFSGHQWVRMHTWNPHTEWWENPVTVSRAHDPGHLSRDGMASVVELTDGRLLCVLESVQTFPPHAGVIRCVESLDGGRTWSWTREERRVVYQPNDTTFMALAPWVVKLWDKVLLCVFITDQDRPVPDKPGTPPPRLNMDVKCVWSTDGGRTWSRPASTVYNDTHKCYMPGVGVLKQTGSAAEILVMFLETQKGFFSRRGVVRRG, via the coding sequence ATGCACCTCTCGTGGTCTGCGCAAATTCACCCAGCAGAAGGAGCAAAGGGGTTTCTGGTGATGCCCGGCGGCGACGTGCTCGCCGCACGCACCGAAGCACGCGCCGATGGGGTATTCGTTCTGCTGTCGCGCAGCCGTGACGGCGGACGCACATGGGAGCGAGTGGGTACCATCGTTTCCGACCCCGACGCAGCCACTGACCTCGGCGACGGCAACCTCTGCCGCACCCGCCGCGGTGAACTGCTCTACGTCTACCGCCATAACCGCTACAGGGGTGAGACGCTGTACTACTCCATCAAGGTCGCTTGCAGCGCAGACGGCGGTAAGACGTGGAAGCCCCATTCTACCGTGTTTGAAGTGCGTCCTGAGGGAGAGGGACCGAGCCGGGGGCTGTGGGCGCCATTCCTGTTTGAAACGCGGCGCGGCGTGCTGCAGTGCTACTATGATGACGAGTACACTCCCTGGCGCGAGAGGTTCAGCGGACACCAGTGGGTGCGGATGCACACCTGGAACCCTCACACGGAATGGTGGGAGAACCCGGTGACTGTCAGCCGGGCACATGACCCCGGGCACCTCTCACGCGACGGCATGGCCAGCGTGGTGGAGCTGACAGATGGGCGATTGCTGTGCGTGCTGGAGAGCGTGCAGACCTTCCCTCCCCATGCGGGTGTGATACGCTGTGTGGAATCACTCGATGGAGGGCGCACCTGGAGCTGGACACGCGAAGAACGGCGTGTGGTCTATCAGCCGAACGACACAACCTTTATGGCGCTCGCGCCGTGGGTGGTGAAACTGTGGGATAAGGTGCTGCTGTGCGTATTCATCACGGACCAGGACCGCCCCGTGCCTGATAAACCGGGAACGCCTCCACCCCGCCTCAACATGGACGTGAAGTGCGTCTGGAGCACCGACGGCGGCAGAACGTGGAGCCGCCCCGCCAGCACGGTATACAACGACACGCACAAATGCTACATGCCCGGGGTGGGCGTGTTGAAACAGACAGGCAGCGCAGCAGAGATTCTGGTCATGTTTCTCGAAACACAAAAGGGATTCTTCAGCCGAAGGGGCGTTGTGCGGAGGGGATAG
- a CDS encoding ABC transporter substrate-binding protein, whose protein sequence is MPCVAAGFSLRSIIVLCLLSLLLVSCSPGKHSGNVASAEIRFWNGFTGPDGATMEKIVKQFERETGIRVKMQIIPWGTYYDKLVLSLAYGGAPDVFICHANRIAEFARYGVFRPLDDLIEADKGFNSSDFLPNIWKAGQYAGKQVGLPLDCHPQGLYYNLKLFREAGIVDAQGNPKPPETWEEFLDAARRLTKDKDGDGRPDQWGFAFTWLRTNWITFISQHGGSILSPDLKRAALAEPPAVRATQQMCDIITRYGVAPKPEGFDSWMGFRQGRVAMAIEGIYMLSSVEEQKGLEYAGAPVPSFGPRRAVWGGSHLLCMPKDLSPQRAQLVWRFMRYLSDHSLDWAEGGQIPVRRSLLNQPRFRQMRVQYAFAKQLPYVVFEPASHKSTEIMPFYDAAIEAALLGIKSPQDALNEAARRIQQVLDRP, encoded by the coding sequence ATGCCATGTGTAGCCGCAGGCTTTAGCCTGCGTTCAATCATTGTCCTCTGCCTCCTAAGCCTGCTGCTGGTGAGCTGTTCGCCCGGTAAACACTCCGGCAACGTCGCCAGCGCGGAAATTCGCTTCTGGAACGGCTTCACGGGTCCCGACGGCGCGACGATGGAGAAGATTGTCAAACAGTTCGAGCGGGAGACAGGCATCCGCGTCAAGATGCAGATTATCCCCTGGGGCACCTATTACGACAAACTGGTGCTGAGCCTCGCTTACGGCGGCGCACCCGATGTGTTCATCTGCCACGCCAACCGTATCGCCGAGTTCGCCCGTTACGGCGTCTTTCGCCCGCTCGACGACCTCATCGAGGCGGATAAAGGCTTTAACTCTTCCGACTTCCTGCCCAACATCTGGAAAGCGGGACAGTATGCGGGCAAGCAGGTAGGACTGCCGCTGGACTGCCACCCGCAGGGGCTGTACTACAACCTGAAGCTGTTCCGCGAGGCAGGGATTGTGGACGCACAGGGCAACCCCAAACCTCCTGAAACATGGGAGGAGTTTCTGGATGCCGCGCGCCGATTGACGAAGGATAAAGATGGCGATGGACGACCCGACCAGTGGGGCTTCGCCTTCACTTGGCTGCGCACCAACTGGATTACCTTCATCAGCCAGCATGGAGGTTCCATCCTTTCACCCGACCTGAAGCGCGCGGCGCTTGCCGAGCCTCCCGCCGTGCGAGCCACCCAGCAGATGTGCGACATCATCACCCGATACGGCGTCGCCCCCAAGCCCGAGGGCTTCGATTCGTGGATGGGCTTCCGGCAGGGGCGGGTGGCGATGGCAATCGAGGGCATTTACATGCTCTCCAGTGTGGAGGAGCAAAAAGGGCTGGAGTACGCGGGCGCGCCTGTGCCGTCCTTCGGACCCAGGCGGGCAGTATGGGGTGGTTCGCACCTGTTGTGTATGCCCAAAGACCTCTCGCCACAGCGGGCGCAGCTGGTTTGGCGGTTCATGCGCTACCTTTCCGACCACAGTCTGGACTGGGCAGAGGGTGGGCAGATACCCGTGAGGCGTTCGTTATTAAACCAGCCGCGCTTTCGGCAGATGCGGGTGCAATACGCCTTCGCAAAGCAACTGCCCTATGTGGTGTTTGAACCCGCTTCGCACAAATCCACCGAGATCATGCCCTTCTACGATGCCGCCATCGAGGCTGCCCTGCTGGGAATCAAAAGCCCACAGGACGCCCTGAACGAGGCGGCACGACGAATCCAGCAGGTGCTTGACCGACCATGA
- a CDS encoding sugar ABC transporter permease — protein MKLLALPAHKRHEALVGYLFIAPYLVLFVAFVLVPVVWGFFISLHNWHVLGEQKPFVGFANYRALLRDDLFGIALLNTGYFALLTVLPGNAVSLLLALGLNARIRGEDVYKAIFYLPVILSVAVVAIIWRWMYSTEFGLLNYYLKVVWQFLHLPGEFQPVAWLNSPQTAMPSLALMSIWWGAGGNMLIYLAGLRGIPEEYYEAARIDGAGTWGRFWHITLPLLKPSLLFCLVMSLIGSSQVFGQSYILTGGGPHYSTLTVVLYMYQTGFSLYRMGYACAVAYVMFVIVLGFTLLQFRLLSTRREE, from the coding sequence ATGAAACTACTGGCTCTTCCGGCTCATAAAAGACATGAGGCGCTGGTGGGTTACCTGTTCATCGCGCCCTATCTGGTGCTGTTTGTGGCGTTCGTGCTGGTGCCGGTAGTGTGGGGGTTTTTCATCAGCCTGCACAACTGGCACGTGCTGGGCGAACAGAAGCCCTTCGTGGGCTTTGCCAACTACCGCGCCCTGCTCCGGGATGACCTGTTCGGTATCGCCCTGTTGAATACAGGCTATTTTGCCCTGTTGACGGTGCTTCCCGGAAACGCGGTTTCGCTGCTGCTTGCTCTGGGACTGAACGCGCGTATTCGTGGCGAAGATGTCTACAAAGCCATCTTCTACCTGCCCGTCATTCTGTCGGTGGCGGTGGTGGCGATTATCTGGCGGTGGATGTACAGCACCGAGTTCGGGTTGCTCAACTATTACCTGAAGGTGGTATGGCAGTTCTTGCACCTGCCCGGCGAGTTCCAGCCTGTTGCTTGGCTGAACAGTCCGCAGACCGCCATGCCTTCGCTCGCATTGATGAGCATCTGGTGGGGCGCAGGCGGCAACATGCTCATCTATCTGGCGGGACTGCGCGGCATCCCCGAAGAGTACTACGAGGCGGCACGTATCGACGGGGCGGGTACCTGGGGAAGGTTCTGGCACATCACCCTGCCCCTGCTGAAACCGTCGCTGTTGTTCTGTCTGGTGATGTCGTTGATTGGCTCGTCGCAGGTGTTCGGGCAAAGCTACATCCTGACGGGCGGCGGACCGCACTACAGCACGCTCACGGTGGTGCTGTACATGTATCAAACGGGTTTCAGCCTGTACCGCATGGGCTACGCCTGCGCGGTGGCATACGTCATGTTCGTCATCGTACTGGGTTTTACGCTGCTGCAGTTCCGGTTACTGTCCACGAGGAGGGAGGAATAA
- a CDS encoding glycoside hydrolase family 43 protein, with protein MATYTNPVYARDFPDPHVLVYRGKFYAYATHSSGYDFQVMESPDLVHWTHKGSAFCPPWSREHLWAPEVIQHRGVLYMTYSARNPETGKHDIGIATSTNPLGPFTHRAILVHGDDNRVGVIDATVFFDKDGTPYLIYSEEDPRAIVLRRMTPDLLRVSEEKTVLLRPDRDWEKGIVEAPTMLYRNRTYYLFYSGGWFQSYKRDACYAVAYATASSLKGPYTKAERILQTVPGKVYSPGHQCIVRLPSGEMWMLYHAWDDQNEPLYGSNPLGRTLRLDRLYWRDGKPYVDGPSTEPRQAPRVR; from the coding sequence ATGGCAACCTATACCAACCCCGTGTACGCCCGCGATTTCCCTGACCCTCATGTGCTGGTCTATCGCGGCAAGTTCTACGCCTACGCTACGCACTCCTCAGGGTATGACTTTCAGGTCATGGAGTCGCCCGACCTGGTGCACTGGACGCATAAAGGCAGCGCGTTCTGTCCCCCGTGGTCGCGCGAACACCTGTGGGCGCCCGAGGTGATACAGCATCGCGGCGTGCTGTATATGACCTACTCTGCCCGCAACCCGGAAACCGGCAAACACGACATCGGCATCGCCACCTCGACGAACCCACTCGGTCCCTTCACCCATCGCGCCATCCTGGTGCACGGCGACGACAACCGCGTGGGGGTGATCGACGCCACCGTGTTCTTTGACAAAGACGGCACCCCTTACCTGATATATTCGGAGGAAGACCCTCGTGCGATTGTGCTGCGCCGCATGACGCCTGACCTGTTGCGCGTCAGCGAAGAGAAGACCGTGCTGCTGCGTCCCGACCGCGACTGGGAGAAGGGCATCGTGGAAGCGCCAACCATGCTCTACCGCAACCGCACCTATTACCTTTTCTACTCTGGCGGCTGGTTCCAGAGTTATAAGCGCGATGCCTGCTACGCGGTAGCCTATGCGACCGCTTCCTCACTCAAGGGACCCTACACCAAAGCCGAACGCATCCTGCAGACCGTGCCGGGCAAGGTGTACAGCCCGGGACACCAGTGTATTGTACGCCTGCCTTCGGGGGAGATGTGGATGCTGTACCATGCGTGGGACGACCAGAACGAACCGCTGTACGGCTCCAACCCGCTGGGGCGCACGCTCCGGCTGGACAGGCTCTACTGGCGAGATGGCAAACCGTATGTGGACGGACCAAGTACTGAACCCAGACAGGCGCCGAGAGTGAGGTAA
- a CDS encoding response regulator — protein sequence MKNAVWSGACVLVVDDEPLIGEAASRILRSYGYTVMVAYNAQEALQILAQQRVDICLSDLHMPGMGGKVFFKHLHQQHPEIPVVVMTGDDSVEVMREILDCGVSDYLVKPWRSHELPIVIERNIRRHQLWMEEQKRYLCKLNEAYSDMLEALLSALEIREKEIEGHCERVTSFTMILAEAMGVPHQQYPDLERGALLHDVGKIGIPDRILFKEGPLNAAEWEIMRQHPVIGYRMCMKVRSLQKAAQEIVLCHHEQWDGSGYPQGLRGEEIPLGARIFAVADTVDAMTSNRPYRSALSLEEASAELERCAGKQFDPQVVKAFFSIPTSVWETLIENLRLNARPPSIPEEDVFMDKVA from the coding sequence ATGAAAAACGCTGTTTGGTCCGGCGCTTGTGTGCTGGTTGTCGACGACGAGCCCCTCATCGGCGAGGCAGCGTCGCGTATCTTGCGCTCGTACGGCTACACCGTGATGGTGGCATACAACGCTCAGGAGGCTTTACAGATTCTGGCGCAACAGCGAGTGGATATCTGCCTGTCCGACCTGCACATGCCCGGCATGGGGGGTAAAGTTTTCTTCAAACATCTGCATCAACAACATCCAGAAATCCCCGTGGTGGTGATGACGGGTGATGACTCCGTGGAGGTCATGCGAGAGATCCTGGATTGCGGAGTCAGCGACTATCTGGTCAAACCCTGGCGTTCTCACGAACTGCCTATCGTCATCGAGCGCAACATCCGCCGCCACCAACTCTGGATGGAGGAGCAGAAACGGTATCTCTGCAAACTCAATGAAGCCTACTCCGACATGCTGGAGGCACTGCTGAGCGCGCTGGAAATCCGTGAGAAAGAGATAGAGGGACACTGTGAACGGGTCACCTCCTTCACCATGATACTGGCGGAGGCGATGGGTGTGCCTCACCAGCAATATCCCGACCTCGAGCGGGGCGCGCTGCTCCACGATGTGGGCAAAATCGGCATCCCTGACAGGATACTCTTCAAGGAAGGCCCCCTAAACGCCGCTGAGTGGGAAATCATGCGCCAGCACCCTGTCATCGGCTATCGGATGTGCATGAAGGTGCGCTCCCTGCAGAAGGCGGCGCAGGAGATCGTGCTCTGCCATCATGAACAGTGGGATGGCAGCGGCTACCCGCAGGGGCTGCGCGGAGAGGAAATCCCGCTGGGGGCTCGCATCTTCGCCGTGGCAGATACTGTGGACGCCATGACATCCAACCGCCCCTATCGCTCTGCGCTCTCGCTGGAGGAGGCTTCGGCAGAGCTGGAGCGATGCGCAGGCAAACAGTTTGACCCGCAGGTCGTGAAGGCTTTCTTCAGCATTCCCACCAGCGTTTGGGAAACGCTGATAGAGAACCTGAGACTGAACGCGCGCCCTCCCTCCATTCCAGAAGAAGACGTGTTTATGGACAAAGTGGCATAA
- a CDS encoding succinate dehydrogenase: protein MAVATARRRSLIAADNHVLHRLHSLSGIVPIGIFLVQHLTLNSFALASPAHFNAVIDFFNKKMPPHILFVLEWGLIFIPLLFHALYGLVITAHGQVNVGRYRYWRNWMYLWQRITGVILIVFIAVHVWGTTISHRLFGANIYYDGMVEYFRNPLLVAFYLLGITSATFHLSNGIWNFCIRWGITVSEKAQRACAKVCVVIFVLLTALGWTALFAFR from the coding sequence ATGGCTGTAGCAACGGCACGCCGCAGGTCGCTTATCGCGGCGGACAACCATGTCTTGCACAGACTGCATTCGCTTTCCGGTATCGTCCCTATCGGTATTTTCTTGGTGCAGCATCTGACGTTGAACTCCTTCGCGCTCGCCAGTCCCGCACACTTTAACGCGGTCATTGATTTCTTCAACAAGAAAATGCCCCCGCATATTCTGTTTGTGTTGGAGTGGGGCTTGATTTTTATCCCCCTACTGTTCCACGCACTTTACGGGTTGGTCATCACGGCACACGGGCAGGTGAACGTGGGACGTTACCGTTACTGGCGCAACTGGATGTACCTGTGGCAGCGCATCACCGGGGTCATCCTGATTGTGTTCATCGCGGTGCATGTGTGGGGAACGACCATCAGCCATCGCCTGTTTGGTGCGAACATCTATTACGATGGCATGGTGGAGTACTTCCGAAACCCGCTTCTCGTCGCCTTTTACCTGTTGGGCATTACGTCGGCAACGTTCCACCTGTCCAACGGCATCTGGAACTTCTGCATCCGCTGGGGGATTACGGTCAGCGAGAAAGCGCAACGAGCCTGTGCGAAGGTCTGTGTGGTCATTTTCGTCTTGCTGACCGCGCTGGGCTGGACGGCGCTGTTCGCATTTCGATAA
- the sdhA gene encoding succinate dehydrogenase flavoprotein subunit has translation MAKQRVAVVGGGLAGLMTVIKIAEQGLPVDLFSLVPVKRSHSVCAQGGINGAVNTKGEGDSPEEHFDDTVYGGDFLAHQPPVKSMCYRAPGIIYLLDRMGVPFNRTPEGFLDFRRFGGTKHHRTAFSGSTTGQQLLYALDEQVRRFEVDGLVHKYEGWDFLGIVQDADGRCRGIVAQNLHTMEIRAFRADAVVMATGGPGYLFGKSTNSIINTGSAASICYQQGAYYANGEFIQVHPTAIPGEDKLRLMSEAIRGEGGRVWVPKDPYDKRHPRDIPESDRWYFLEEKYPAYGNLVPRDIATREIFEVCVTQKRGIMGRNEVYLDITHLPRDLIERKLLGILEIYTKFVGEDPREVPMRVFPAVHYSMGGLWVDYERTPDGFLHPESTRNQMTNIPGLYAAGEVDYQYHGANRLGANALLACIFGGEVAGNAVVRYVHGLETTADALPESLYEIERQRHEQDFQQILKMSGDENPYRLHQELGEWMTDNVTVVRYNERLRQTEEKILELMERWKRINITDSSLWTNQIVPFTRALRNMLILAQVITRGALLRNESRGAHYKPEYPERNDSQWLKTTMARYTPDGPDIFYEPVDTSLIPPRTRKYDVDKKATLQPQPELAAPVGAKDDRGATV, from the coding sequence ATGGCAAAGCAACGTGTGGCAGTGGTCGGTGGTGGGCTCGCCGGGCTGATGACGGTCATCAAAATTGCGGAGCAGGGATTGCCTGTAGACCTGTTCTCGCTGGTGCCCGTGAAGCGCAGTCACTCCGTGTGTGCGCAGGGTGGCATCAACGGAGCGGTGAACACCAAAGGCGAGGGCGATAGCCCCGAAGAGCATTTCGATGACACGGTGTATGGTGGCGACTTTTTGGCGCACCAGCCTCCCGTCAAAAGTATGTGCTACCGCGCACCGGGCATTATCTACCTGCTCGACCGCATGGGAGTGCCCTTCAACCGTACCCCCGAAGGCTTTCTGGACTTCCGACGCTTCGGAGGCACCAAGCATCACCGCACCGCTTTCTCCGGTTCTACGACAGGTCAACAGCTGCTGTACGCGCTGGATGAGCAGGTGCGTCGCTTTGAGGTGGACGGGCTGGTGCACAAATACGAAGGCTGGGACTTCTTAGGCATCGTGCAGGATGCAGATGGCAGGTGTCGGGGCATTGTGGCGCAAAACCTGCATACGATGGAAATCCGCGCCTTCCGAGCCGACGCGGTGGTGATGGCAACGGGCGGACCCGGTTACCTGTTTGGCAAGTCCACTAACTCCATTATCAATACCGGTTCCGCTGCCAGCATCTGCTACCAGCAGGGTGCCTACTATGCCAACGGCGAGTTTATTCAGGTACACCCCACCGCCATCCCGGGCGAGGACAAACTGCGCCTGATGTCCGAAGCGATTCGCGGGGAGGGCGGACGGGTGTGGGTTCCCAAAGACCCCTATGATAAGCGCCACCCGCGCGACATCCCGGAAAGCGACCGCTGGTACTTCCTCGAAGAGAAATACCCCGCTTATGGGAACCTGGTGCCGCGCGACATCGCCACACGCGAAATCTTCGAGGTGTGCGTGACACAAAAGCGCGGCATCATGGGACGCAACGAGGTGTATCTGGACATCACGCATCTGCCGCGCGATTTGATCGAGCGCAAGCTGCTGGGTATCCTCGAGATTTACACGAAGTTCGTAGGTGAAGACCCGCGAGAAGTGCCCATGCGCGTGTTCCCGGCGGTGCACTACTCGATGGGCGGACTGTGGGTGGACTACGAGCGCACGCCCGACGGCTTCCTGCACCCCGAAAGCACCCGCAATCAGATGACCAACATCCCCGGTCTTTACGCGGCGGGCGAGGTAGACTATCAGTACCACGGGGCGAACCGCCTGGGCGCAAACGCATTGCTGGCGTGTATCTTTGGCGGTGAAGTGGCGGGCAACGCTGTGGTTCGTTATGTACACGGGCTGGAAACGACGGCAGATGCCCTGCCCGAATCCCTGTATGAGATCGAGCGTCAGCGTCACGAACAGGACTTCCAGCAGATACTGAAGATGAGCGGCGACGAAAATCCCTACCGCCTGCATCAGGAGCTGGGCGAGTGGATGACCGATAACGTCACGGTAGTTCGCTATAACGAGCGGCTTCGGCAGACGGAGGAGAAGATTCTGGAGCTGATGGAGCGGTGGAAGCGTATCAACATCACCGACTCGTCGCTGTGGACGAACCAGATTGTGCCGTTCACGCGCGCCTTGCGTAACATGCTGATACTGGCGCAGGTCATCACGCGGGGCGCACTGCTGCGCAACGAAAGCCGTGGGGCGCACTACAAGCCCGAATATCCCGAACGCAACGATTCCCAGTGGCTCAAGACCACGATGGCGCGCTATACTCCGGACGGACCGGACATCTTCTATGAGCCGGTGGATACTTCGTTGATACCACCGCGCACCCGCAAGTATGACGTGGATAAGAAGGCGACTTTACAGCCGCAGCCGGAATTAGCGGCTCCGGTTGGTGCCAAGGACGACAGGGGGGCAACGGTATGA
- the sdhB gene encoding succinate dehydrogenase iron-sulfur subunit → MSDIKSVVLKVKRQDNRDSKPYWEEFEIPYKPRANVISCLMHIRRNPVNRQGKPTTAPAWEASCLEEVCGTCTMVINGRVRQSCSALVDEVGKRVDGHLEITLEPMTKFPVVRDLIVDRSEMFETLKRIKAWVPIDGTHDLGPGPRIPDNIRELRYEFARCMTCGCCLEACPNVSSHSNFIGPAALAQVKLFNLHPVGATLEDERFDVLAGPDGLTGCGNAQNCVKVCPKGIPLTRAIAELNRDIIVNRLRKWLTK, encoded by the coding sequence ATGAGCGACATCAAGAGTGTGGTGCTGAAGGTCAAGCGTCAGGACAATCGCGATAGCAAACCCTACTGGGAAGAGTTCGAGATACCCTATAAGCCGCGCGCCAACGTCATCAGTTGCCTGATGCACATCCGGCGCAACCCCGTCAACCGACAGGGCAAGCCGACCACTGCGCCCGCATGGGAAGCCTCCTGTCTGGAAGAGGTGTGCGGCACCTGCACGATGGTCATCAACGGCAGAGTGCGACAGTCCTGCTCCGCGCTGGTAGACGAGGTGGGCAAGCGCGTGGACGGACATCTGGAAATCACCCTGGAACCGATGACCAAGTTCCCAGTGGTGCGCGACCTCATTGTCGACCGCAGTGAGATGTTCGAAACGCTCAAGCGCATCAAAGCATGGGTGCCCATCGACGGCACTCACGATCTGGGTCCGGGTCCCCGTATTCCCGACAACATTCGCGAGCTGCGGTATGAGTTCGCCCGGTGCATGACGTGCGGATGCTGTCTGGAAGCGTGTCCCAACGTCAGCTCCCACTCGAACTTCATCGGTCCTGCGGCTCTGGCGCAGGTGAAGCTGTTTAACCTGCACCCGGTGGGGGCGACACTGGAAGACGAAAGGTTCGATGTGCTGGCGGGTCCCGACGGACTGACGGGCTGCGGCAACGCGCAAAACTGCGTGAAAGTGTGTCCCAAAGGCATCCCGCTGACCCGGGCTATCGCCGAGCTGAATCGGGACATCATCGTGAACAGGTTGCGCAAATGGCTGACAAAATAA